The following proteins are encoded in a genomic region of Microcoleus sp. FACHB-68:
- a CDS encoding cold shock and DUF1294 domain-containing protein: MKPAFNKGQLTTWKDDRGFGFIQPADGSQEIFLHISELKDSTRRPQVGDTIFYYAIAEDGKARACNAFILGARSKQTSTSSNNKAASNSESKSPFPVLELLLLSILPLVGSLHLVWTTANPLPLIFYPAMSLLTFILYADDKSRAKRGKWRTAETTLHLCELAGGWLGGFAAQRRLHHKSRKKSYQFEFWTIVTLHYIVWLGWLFFGKLITR, from the coding sequence ATGAAACCTGCTTTCAATAAAGGGCAACTGACAACCTGGAAAGATGACAGAGGTTTTGGCTTCATTCAACCAGCCGACGGAAGTCAAGAAATTTTTTTGCACATTTCTGAACTGAAAGACTCGACTCGCCGGCCACAAGTAGGCGACACAATTTTTTATTATGCCATAGCTGAAGATGGCAAAGCTCGCGCTTGCAACGCCTTCATTTTAGGAGCAAGAAGTAAGCAAACTTCGACATCTTCTAATAACAAAGCTGCATCTAATAGTGAGTCCAAATCCCCATTTCCAGTGTTGGAGTTATTGCTTCTGTCAATTTTACCTTTGGTTGGCTCACTTCACTTGGTTTGGACGACAGCTAATCCGCTTCCGTTGATTTTCTATCCTGCGATGAGTCTATTAACTTTTATTTTGTATGCAGACGACAAGTCTCGCGCAAAGCGAGGGAAATGGAGAACCGCAGAAACAACGCTACATCTGTGTGAACTAGCGGGTGGATGGTTGGGAGGATTTGCCGCGCAACGAAGGCTTCACCACAAAAGCAGGAAGAAATCCTATCAGTTTGAGTTTTGGACAATTGTCACGCTTCACTATATTGTCTGGTTAGGTTGGTTATTTTTTGGCAAGCTTATAACACGTTAG
- a CDS encoding 4'-phosphopantetheinyl transferase superfamily protein: protein MVQNSILWCQPPADLRLSLNEVHIWLAELDLPAQQIDDLRETLSADEGDRAKRFYFERDRQRFIAGRGILRNILSRYLEIAPSQIQFCYEKRGKPALMNERVCFNLSHSQGLALYAIVLDRVVGIDLEQVRSMPDAEAIAKSFFSQREYAVLQGMPASEKQAAFLNCWTRKEAFLKAIGDGLYKPLEQIEVSFLPDEPARLLSVAGDVESASRWSILHLIPSADYVGALAIEGKDFNLSHWQWSPE, encoded by the coding sequence ATGGTTCAAAACAGTATTTTGTGGTGTCAGCCACCGGCAGACTTAAGGCTATCTTTAAATGAAGTCCACATTTGGCTTGCTGAACTCGATCTGCCGGCACAACAGATTGATGATTTGCGGGAAACGCTTTCAGCAGACGAGGGTGATCGCGCTAAGCGGTTTTACTTTGAGCGAGATCGGCAGCGTTTTATTGCCGGCAGAGGGATACTCAGAAATATTTTGAGCCGGTATTTAGAGATCGCACCAAGTCAAATACAGTTTTGTTATGAAAAACGTGGCAAGCCGGCTTTGATGAATGAGCGGGTTTGTTTTAATTTATCTCATTCACAAGGACTCGCTCTTTATGCAATCGTACTGGATCGGGTAGTTGGCATTGATCTGGAACAGGTACGTTCGATGCCTGATGCTGAAGCAATCGCGAAAAGCTTTTTTTCTCAGCGAGAATATGCGGTACTTCAGGGAATGCCGGCAAGTGAGAAACAAGCGGCTTTTTTAAACTGCTGGACGCGAAAGGAAGCGTTTTTAAAAGCCATTGGGGATGGCTTATATAAACCGCTAGAGCAAATTGAAGTTTCGTTTCTTCCAGATGAGCCGGCTCGATTGTTGAGCGTTGCCGGTGATGTTGAATCAGCCAGCCGGTGGTCTATTTTACATTTAATTCCATCTGCCGATTATGTGGGTGCTTTGGCGATAGAAGGTAAAGATTTTAATTTATCACATTGGCAGTGGTCGCCTGAGTAG